The following proteins are co-located in the Alkalibaculum bacchi genome:
- a CDS encoding M20 metallopeptidase family protein: protein MRDSVINLKSEAIAVRRYLHTIPEEGFKEYKTSEYIYNYLSNLGIKTIEKVATTGIIAFFPGESKDETIAFRADMDGLSIDEENAWEYVSTHKGMMHGCGHDGHMTILLLMAKYMVENHIAPKKNVLLIFQPAEEGPGGAEVIVKEGILQKYKVKKIYGCHIMPTVEEGTIGCKSGPLMAQTAEFYINIKGKSGHAAVPHKSIDAIMISAQLINALNNIISRNIDPIETTLFSIGTINGGSRVNVVAGEVHLSGTMRAFDEETFNLIEKRLIEIVNGYEKAFDCSIECKVIRMYPPVINEPQMYQEFLSYLGDIPYKEVPPMMIAEDFSFYQREVPGVFFYLGSKNEEKDYVYGLHHSKFNFNERILLRAVELYARIIEG from the coding sequence ATGAGAGACAGTGTTATAAATTTAAAGTCTGAAGCAATTGCTGTTAGAAGGTATTTACATACAATTCCAGAAGAAGGATTTAAGGAATACAAGACATCTGAGTATATTTACAATTATTTATCTAATCTAGGTATTAAGACGATAGAAAAAGTAGCTACAACTGGAATTATTGCTTTTTTTCCTGGAGAATCTAAGGATGAAACCATAGCCTTCCGAGCAGATATGGATGGATTATCTATAGACGAGGAGAACGCATGGGAATATGTATCTACTCATAAAGGTATGATGCATGGATGTGGCCACGATGGACATATGACGATTCTTCTTTTGATGGCTAAGTATATGGTAGAAAATCACATTGCTCCTAAAAAGAATGTGCTTCTTATTTTTCAACCTGCAGAGGAAGGCCCTGGAGGGGCAGAAGTCATCGTTAAAGAAGGCATCTTACAAAAGTATAAAGTAAAGAAAATATATGGCTGTCACATTATGCCTACTGTAGAAGAGGGGACAATAGGGTGCAAATCTGGCCCTCTTATGGCACAAACGGCTGAATTCTATATAAACATTAAAGGAAAAAGCGGTCATGCTGCAGTTCCTCATAAGAGTATCGATGCTATTATGATCAGTGCTCAGCTAATTAATGCTCTTAATAATATTATAAGTAGAAATATAGACCCTATAGAAACTACCTTATTTTCTATAGGTACAATTAATGGCGGAAGTAGAGTAAATGTAGTAGCTGGTGAGGTTCATTTAAGTGGTACCATGAGGGCGTTTGATGAAGAGACCTTCAATTTAATTGAAAAAAGGCTTATAGAGATTGTAAATGGTTATGAAAAAGCTTTTGACTGTAGTATTGAATGTAAAGTTATAAGGATGTATCCACCGGTAATCAACGAGCCTCAAATGTATCAAGAGTTTTTGAGCTATTTAGGAGATATTCCATATAAAGAGGTTCCCCCTATGATGATTGCAGAAGACTTTTCATTTTACCAAAGGGAAGTTCCTGGAGTATTCTTTTATCTAGGATCAAAAAATGAAGAGAAAGACTATGTATATGGTCTTCACCACAGCAAATTTAATTTTAATGAAAGGATACTGTTGCGAGCAGTTGAACTGTACGCACGTATTATAGAAGGATAA
- the hslO gene encoding Hsp33 family molecular chaperone HslO, producing the protein MDYMIGAMIKDVPVRMFAADTTELVGEAQKIHSTLPTASAAFGRTLTATALMTMLLKNENNKISVQIKCDGPIEDLLVIGNTNGEIKGDIYNPHVHIPLNQIGKLDVAGAIGKGTLTIIQDLGLKEPYVGTVELVSGEIGEDFSYYFSVSEQIPSVVALGVLVNPDGTIKKAGGYLIQLLPNHSEELIDYIEKRIGEIPTISKLLDEGHEPKEILELIFKDYKVTFTEKKKPVYHCDCNRDRFERGLISLGREELTAIVEEDGQAEILCHFCNKKYEFEKADLITLLESIEAK; encoded by the coding sequence ATGGACTATATGATAGGCGCAATGATTAAAGATGTACCAGTTCGAATGTTTGCAGCGGATACAACAGAGCTTGTAGGAGAGGCTCAAAAGATACATTCTACATTGCCAACAGCTTCTGCTGCTTTTGGTAGAACGTTGACGGCGACAGCTCTTATGACCATGTTACTAAAAAACGAAAACAATAAAATCAGCGTTCAAATTAAATGTGATGGCCCTATTGAAGATCTTTTAGTTATAGGAAACACCAACGGGGAAATCAAAGGGGATATTTATAATCCACACGTTCACATTCCTTTAAATCAAATTGGTAAACTCGATGTAGCAGGTGCTATTGGTAAAGGGACTTTAACCATTATTCAAGACTTAGGTTTAAAGGAACCTTATGTTGGAACGGTAGAACTAGTTTCAGGGGAAATAGGAGAGGACTTCTCTTATTACTTTTCTGTATCCGAACAAATACCATCCGTAGTAGCTCTAGGAGTGTTAGTAAATCCAGATGGTACTATAAAAAAAGCTGGCGGCTACTTAATTCAATTACTTCCAAATCACAGCGAAGAATTAATTGACTATATCGAAAAGAGAATAGGAGAAATTCCTACCATAAGCAAATTGCTAGATGAAGGACATGAACCTAAAGAGATCTTAGAATTGATCTTTAAAGATTATAAAGTGACTTTTACAGAAAAGAAGAAGCCAGTATATCACTGTGATTGCAATCGAGACCGTTTTGAAAGAGGCCTTATTTCATTGGGAAGAGAAGAGCTAACTGCTATAGTAGAAGAAGACGGACAAGCTGAAATACTCTGTCACTTTTGTAATAAGAAGTATGAATTTGAAAAGGCCGATTTGATAACATTATTGGAGAGTATAGAAGCAAAATAG
- a CDS encoding class I SAM-dependent DNA methyltransferase, with the protein MYKEMSQIYDQLMREDVDYDKWSGYVQSILEKYQVQVATILDLGCGTGNITIPLSKMGYEMTGVDLSEDMLSIADGKAFEQKQNIKWIQGDMSGFSIKNAFDAIISCCDCINYILETEDILKVFQNAYTSLREGGVFTFDIHAPYTLKQIYRNETFTYTSDELCYIWENSFDEDSSIIEYYLNIFIKKHRDPYYTRSEEIHYQRAYEIEEIKELLLESGFKTIDVFGFGSFEEPNEKTERLQFCSKS; encoded by the coding sequence ATGTATAAAGAAATGTCTCAAATTTATGATCAATTAATGAGGGAAGATGTAGACTATGATAAATGGAGTGGCTATGTTCAAAGCATACTAGAAAAATACCAAGTACAAGTGGCTACTATTTTAGACTTAGGTTGTGGCACTGGGAATATTACCATACCTTTAAGCAAAATGGGTTATGAAATGACTGGTGTAGATTTATCGGAAGATATGTTATCAATAGCTGATGGCAAGGCTTTTGAACAAAAACAAAATATAAAATGGATTCAAGGAGATATGAGCGGCTTTAGCATAAAGAATGCTTTTGATGCTATTATATCCTGCTGTGATTGCATCAACTATATCTTAGAAACAGAAGACATTTTGAAGGTATTTCAAAATGCATATACGAGCCTTAGAGAAGGAGGGGTTTTTACATTTGATATTCATGCCCCTTATACGCTCAAACAAATATATAGAAATGAGACTTTTACTTACACCTCTGATGAGCTGTGTTATATTTGGGAAAACAGTTTTGATGAAGACAGCTCTATTATAGAGTACTATTTAAACATTTTCATAAAAAAGCATAGAGACCCTTATTACACCCGATCAGAAGAAATCCATTATCAAAGAGCATACGAAATAGAAGAAATTAAAGAATTGCTTTTAGAATCGGGCTTTAAGACAATAGATGTCTTTGGTTTTGGATCATTTGAAGAGCCTAATGAAAAGACGGAAAGGCTTCAATTTTGCTCCAAAAGCTAA
- a CDS encoding cold-shock protein: MTNGIVKWFNAEKGYGFISTESEGDVFVHFSALQMDGYKTLNEGQNVEFDIVEGEKGPQAANVNIAEA; encoded by the coding sequence ATGACAAATGGTATTGTAAAGTGGTTTAACGCAGAAAAAGGTTATGGTTTTATCTCAACTGAAAGCGAAGGAGATGTATTTGTACATTTTTCAGCGTTACAAATGGACGGCTACAAGACATTAAACGAAGGTCAAAATGTAGAATTCGATATTGTTGAGGGAGAAAAAGGACCTCAAGCTGCTAATGTTAACATTGCTGAAGCTTAA
- a CDS encoding ABC transporter ATP-binding protein produces MSEILNMETICKSYYMGEEEIEVLHNVNLKVHSGEFLSILGPSGSGKSTIMNIIGCLDVPTKGKYYLSGLDIESYDEVALAKARNKEIGFVFQSFQLLPKSSALKNVELPLVYAGVPAGERRERAASMLEKVGLGDRMRNYPNQLSGGQQQRVAIARALVTEPTILLADEPTGALDQKTGNQVMELFEEINQEGRTIIMITHDTNIAKYAKRVVHILDGYLTE; encoded by the coding sequence ATGTCTGAGATCCTAAACATGGAAACGATTTGTAAAAGCTACTACATGGGTGAAGAAGAAATTGAGGTTTTGCATAATGTTAATCTAAAAGTTCATAGTGGAGAGTTTTTATCCATATTAGGTCCTTCCGGATCAGGTAAATCTACTATAATGAATATTATTGGTTGCCTAGATGTTCCTACAAAAGGCAAGTATTATCTTTCGGGCTTAGATATTGAAAGCTACGATGAAGTGGCCCTAGCTAAAGCGAGAAACAAGGAAATTGGATTTGTTTTTCAAAGTTTTCAGCTTTTGCCTAAATCAAGCGCTTTAAAAAACGTAGAACTTCCCCTGGTATATGCTGGTGTACCTGCAGGAGAAAGAAGGGAAAGAGCAGCTTCAATGCTAGAAAAGGTTGGATTAGGAGACCGAATGAGAAATTATCCCAATCAACTTTCAGGTGGCCAACAACAAAGGGTGGCTATAGCAAGAGCATTAGTAACAGAACCTACTATTCTCTTAGCAGATGAACCTACAGGAGCTTTAGATCAAAAGACAGGTAACCAAGTAATGGAACTTTTTGAAGAGATCAATCAAGAGGGAAGGACCATTATCATGATCACTCATGACACGAATATTGCAAAGTATGCAAAGAGGGTAGTCCATATTTTAGATGGATACTTAACGGAATAG
- the dapA gene encoding 4-hydroxy-tetrahydrodipicolinate synthase encodes MAIFEGSAVAIVTPFNAKDEVNYNKLEELLNWHVKEGTDAIVICGTTGETPTTSDDEQRQLIKFAVDVIDKRIPVIAGTGSNETRQAIEMSMFAEKVGADAVLVMNPYYNKSTQRGIIAHFKAVADSINIPIIVYNVPSRTGLNITVDTIVELAKIKNIVAVKEASGDISQVAEIARLTPNDFTIYSGNDDQVVPLLSLGGKGVISVSANIIPKDLHNMVQYYLDGKVKESLDCQLKMNGLNKALFIEANPIPIKEAMNVMGMEVGHLRMPLLEMEEKNLAVLKNEMSAYGLI; translated from the coding sequence ATGGCTATATTCGAAGGCTCAGCTGTAGCAATCGTTACTCCATTTAACGCAAAGGATGAAGTAAATTACAATAAATTGGAAGAATTGCTGAATTGGCACGTTAAAGAAGGTACAGATGCCATTGTAATCTGTGGCACTACAGGAGAGACACCTACTACTAGCGATGATGAACAACGACAACTTATAAAATTTGCTGTAGATGTAATTGATAAGAGAATTCCCGTTATCGCTGGTACAGGTAGTAATGAGACGAGGCAGGCCATCGAAATGTCTATGTTTGCAGAAAAAGTAGGAGCAGACGCTGTCTTAGTGATGAACCCTTACTACAATAAAAGTACACAAAGAGGGATTATTGCACACTTTAAAGCAGTTGCGGATAGCATAAACATTCCAATCATTGTTTATAATGTTCCTAGTAGAACTGGTTTAAATATTACAGTAGATACAATAGTTGAATTAGCTAAAATCAAAAATATTGTAGCTGTAAAAGAAGCAAGTGGAGATATTTCACAAGTAGCAGAAATTGCCCGATTAACTCCTAATGATTTTACGATTTATTCAGGCAATGATGATCAAGTTGTCCCTCTTCTTTCTCTAGGTGGAAAGGGCGTCATTAGCGTATCGGCTAATATCATTCCAAAGGACTTACACAATATGGTTCAGTACTATCTTGATGGCAAAGTCAAAGAAAGCTTAGATTGCCAATTAAAGATGAATGGCCTTAATAAAGCTTTGTTTATTGAAGCAAACCCTATACCTATTAAAGAGGCAATGAATGTAATGGGTATGGAAGTAGGTCACTTGAGAATGCCGCTTCTTGAAATGGAAGAAAAGAATCTTGCAGTTTTGAAAAATGAAATGAGTGCGTACGGCTTAATATAG
- a CDS encoding methylenetetrahydrofolate reductase C-terminal domain-containing protein yields MSVERVPFKDAVLDKDKFSVTWELVPGRGSHEKDQDAVALCAKAAVKDPRINAITLTDNPSGTPAIHPAGLSKEVEDLGIDALIHFTCKDKNRNEIESELYALDRVGLKNLLVMTGDYVTAGYNGRPKPVFDVDSVQAVRMIEKLNAGLEVPMRGKLKKFPETDFFAGAVVSPFKSLEAETMAQYAKLHQKVAAGAKYIITQVGWDARKFDELRKYVDKFELNVPIIGNIYILTLGVAKMMNRGVIPGAVVTDEFLKDLEAEKKEFENNKERQLLRAAKLFAVLKGIGYDGVTIAGHGIKYEDIKFILDKGEEFAPNWQALVKEFDYPEQNGFYFFEKDEKTGLNTTTPVDRSKTGEKSTSLFYWSFSMVHKLALSEQAPLYPMIKWFAKKIDKSALKKPFTYAEYYTKTLTNECKFCGDCVMHELAFQCPMSQCAKHQRNGACGGGKDGWCEVYPGEKRCIYVNMYEKLKHDGKEYIMNNRYAPPADWNLYQTSSWLNFFNERDYNHRNDD; encoded by the coding sequence ATGTCTGTAGAAAGAGTTCCATTTAAAGACGCAGTTTTAGATAAGGACAAATTTTCAGTAACCTGGGAACTTGTTCCAGGACGAGGCTCACACGAAAAGGATCAAGATGCTGTTGCACTATGCGCAAAAGCTGCAGTAAAAGATCCGAGAATCAATGCTATTACTCTGACAGATAATCCTAGCGGTACACCAGCAATTCACCCGGCGGGATTGTCTAAAGAAGTTGAGGATTTAGGTATAGATGCTCTTATCCACTTTACTTGTAAGGATAAGAATAGAAATGAAATAGAATCAGAATTATATGCATTAGATAGAGTAGGTCTAAAGAATTTATTAGTGATGACTGGTGACTATGTGACTGCTGGTTATAATGGAAGACCAAAACCAGTATTCGATGTAGACAGTGTTCAGGCTGTTAGAATGATCGAAAAATTAAATGCTGGTCTAGAAGTTCCAATGAGGGGTAAATTAAAAAAATTTCCTGAGACAGACTTCTTTGCTGGAGCTGTTGTTTCTCCATTTAAGTCCTTAGAAGCAGAGACTATGGCTCAATACGCTAAACTACACCAAAAGGTTGCTGCTGGTGCAAAGTATATTATTACACAAGTAGGCTGGGACGCACGTAAATTTGATGAACTCAGAAAGTATGTAGATAAATTTGAACTAAATGTTCCTATTATTGGTAATATATACATATTAACATTAGGCGTAGCAAAGATGATGAACAGGGGTGTAATACCTGGTGCTGTCGTCACAGATGAATTCTTAAAGGATTTAGAGGCAGAAAAGAAAGAGTTTGAAAACAATAAAGAAAGACAATTGCTTCGTGCCGCTAAATTATTTGCTGTATTGAAGGGAATCGGCTATGATGGGGTCACTATAGCTGGTCATGGTATTAAATACGAAGATATTAAGTTTATCCTTGATAAAGGAGAAGAATTTGCGCCAAATTGGCAAGCCCTTGTCAAAGAATTTGATTATCCAGAACAGAATGGATTCTATTTCTTCGAAAAAGATGAAAAGACTGGCTTAAATACAACAACGCCAGTAGACCGAAGTAAAACAGGTGAGAAGAGTACTTCTTTATTCTATTGGAGCTTTAGTATGGTTCATAAGCTAGCATTAAGCGAGCAAGCACCACTTTATCCAATGATTAAATGGTTTGCTAAAAAAATAGACAAATCTGCTCTTAAAAAGCCATTTACATATGCAGAATATTACACTAAAACATTAACAAATGAATGTAAATTCTGTGGAGACTGCGTAATGCACGAACTGGCTTTCCAGTGTCCGATGTCTCAATGTGCCAAACATCAAAGAAATGGTGCTTGTGGCGGTGGAAAAGACGGATGGTGTGAAGTATACCCTGGAGAAAAACGATGCATCTATGTTAATATGTATGAAAAATTGAAGCACGATGGAAAAGAATACATTATGAACAATAGATACGCTCCACCGGCAGATTGGAATCTATATCAAACATCTTCATGGTTAAACTTCTTCAATGAAAGAGACTATAATCATAGAAATGACGACTAA
- the ytvI gene encoding sporulation integral membrane protein YtvI translates to MNNYIIDPEKAKKFFVMTIGIFLGIFLFFKSIQYIAPFLIALILSMFLEPLVKLLVRKVKMPRKLASIICIVLVLTFIGLAITLLVSKLIIQAKELFEVLPIFLNDWYNSIINFLNSSDQLIELPQEVLDFLVDQLAVIVSSLANFANNGVKYLVNTAISLPTVLIFVIITLFSTYFFLGDKDDFKKKIRRQLPEDWYDQISFIKNDVISQILRLIRAYILIMLVTFTELLIGFSIMRVKYAVVLAVIIAIFDILPVLGTGGILIPWAIISLITGDIGLGISLIILYLVVLVVRQVVEPKIIGAQIGVHPLMTLGAMYIGLQILGASGLIVGPITLLIIKSIFAVAFKGKNLKELLFIQKS, encoded by the coding sequence ATGAATAATTACATAATTGATCCGGAAAAAGCGAAAAAGTTTTTTGTTATGACAATTGGAATATTTTTGGGTATATTTCTATTTTTTAAGTCGATTCAATACATTGCACCCTTTCTCATCGCTCTTATATTATCAATGTTTTTAGAACCATTAGTAAAATTGTTAGTGCGAAAAGTGAAAATGCCAAGAAAGTTAGCCTCTATTATTTGCATCGTATTGGTTTTAACGTTTATTGGTCTGGCTATTACCCTTCTAGTATCTAAGTTAATCATACAGGCTAAAGAGCTTTTTGAAGTACTTCCTATATTTTTGAATGATTGGTATAACTCCATTATTAACTTTTTAAACAGCAGTGATCAACTAATTGAATTGCCTCAAGAGGTATTAGACTTTTTAGTGGATCAATTAGCAGTTATCGTATCTAGTTTAGCTAATTTTGCAAATAATGGTGTCAAGTATCTCGTAAATACGGCGATATCTTTACCTACGGTTTTAATCTTTGTTATAATTACTCTGTTTTCTACTTATTTTTTCCTAGGAGATAAAGACGATTTTAAAAAGAAGATTCGAAGACAACTGCCTGAAGACTGGTACGATCAAATTAGTTTTATAAAAAACGATGTAATAAGTCAAATATTAAGGCTCATAAGAGCTTATATACTAATCATGCTAGTGACCTTTACAGAGCTTCTGATTGGCTTTAGTATTATGAGGGTAAAGTATGCAGTGGTTTTGGCTGTTATCATTGCTATCTTTGATATATTACCTGTTTTAGGGACAGGTGGAATTCTAATCCCTTGGGCGATCATATCTTTGATTACGGGAGATATTGGTTTGGGTATTTCTCTAATCATTCTGTATTTAGTAGTATTAGTTGTAAGGCAAGTTGTAGAACCTAAAATTATTGGAGCACAAATTGGTGTACATCCGCTGATGACTCTAGGGGCTATGTATATTGGATTACAAATATTAGGGGCTAGTGGTTTGATCGTTGGACCAATTACCCTTTTGATTATAAAAAGTATCTTTGCTGTAGCGTTTAAAGGAAAGAACTTAAAAGAATTGTTATTTATACAAAAAAGCTAG
- a CDS encoding efflux RND transporter periplasmic adaptor subunit — protein sequence MSVRKKSKKRKAFIVGIIIIGIIAVATTFASKPEATIYESAEAKKGDIAAYYHFSGNVESQNKQNVIADKVMQISEIKVEEGDMVEEGDVLFETSYGEDIESKINGEISKIHVKEDEQVMAASPLMDITDYKNMEIIVKVDEYDLGAIKEGMDATVTISAIDKEIKGKIKSISKEGQVENGVTFFTATIDLEEEENIKIGMSAEIKVLSHEVKDVVSLPMSAIQFEDNNEAYVQKKDENREIYKEKIEVGINDGITVEIKKGVSAGETVYYTEANGFEAMVMTREHRENGIGGGEK from the coding sequence ATGAGTGTAAGAAAAAAATCAAAAAAGCGCAAAGCTTTTATAGTTGGAATTATCATTATTGGGATTATTGCAGTTGCAACGACATTTGCTTCAAAACCTGAGGCCACAATTTACGAAAGTGCAGAAGCTAAAAAAGGAGATATCGCTGCTTATTATCATTTTTCAGGGAATGTAGAATCCCAAAACAAACAAAATGTCATAGCTGATAAAGTTATGCAAATATCTGAAATCAAAGTAGAAGAAGGAGATATGGTAGAAGAAGGAGACGTTCTATTTGAGACTTCATATGGGGAAGACATTGAGAGCAAAATCAATGGTGAGATTTCAAAAATTCACGTCAAAGAAGATGAACAAGTAATGGCTGCGTCGCCCCTAATGGATATTACAGATTACAAGAACATGGAGATTATCGTAAAAGTAGATGAATACGACTTAGGTGCTATAAAAGAAGGTATGGATGCTACGGTAACCATTAGCGCAATTGATAAGGAAATTAAGGGTAAAATCAAGAGCATATCAAAAGAAGGCCAAGTGGAAAATGGAGTAACCTTTTTTACGGCTACTATTGACTTAGAAGAAGAGGAAAACATTAAAATTGGTATGTCTGCAGAAATTAAGGTCTTAAGCCATGAAGTAAAGGACGTGGTGTCTTTGCCTATGAGCGCAATTCAATTTGAAGACAATAATGAAGCCTATGTACAGAAAAAAGATGAAAATAGAGAGATCTACAAAGAGAAAATTGAAGTAGGTATTAATGATGGCATTACCGTAGAGATTAAAAAGGGCGTATCTGCAGGTGAAACAGTGTACTATACAGAAGCTAATGGATTTGAAGCGATGGTCATGACTAGAGAACACCGGGAAAATGGCATTGGCGGAGGCGAAAAATAA
- a CDS encoding aspartate-semialdehyde dehydrogenase produces the protein MKKFNVAVVGATGMVGNKIMEVLEERNFPIDQFYPMASANSAGKKVHFMGKEYTVEELNEHSFDKDIDIALFSAGGSTSKKYAPIAAKNGVIAIDNSSTWRMDENVPLIVPEVNPEDLKWHKNIIANPNCSTIQAMVPLKVLHETYKIKRVVYSTYQAVSGSGVNGYKDLEEGSKGEPNKFYPYPIAFNILPHIDVFEENGYTKEEMKMINETRKILHDDSIRITATTVRVPVFYSHSESINLEFEKDFDLDELITLLEKTPGIVVKNDIKNLQYPTPLDVAGKNEVYVGRIRRDESIDSGVNLWVVADNIRKGAATNAVQIAETLIQNNLI, from the coding sequence ATGAAAAAATTTAATGTAGCAGTAGTCGGCGCGACAGGAATGGTTGGAAATAAAATAATGGAGGTACTTGAAGAGCGAAATTTTCCTATTGATCAATTTTATCCAATGGCATCTGCGAACTCTGCAGGAAAAAAAGTCCATTTTATGGGAAAAGAATATACAGTAGAAGAATTAAATGAGCATTCCTTTGACAAAGATATTGATATCGCTCTTTTCTCAGCAGGAGGCAGTACTAGTAAGAAATACGCTCCTATTGCTGCAAAAAATGGCGTTATTGCTATAGACAATAGCAGTACATGGAGAATGGATGAAAATGTACCTTTAATTGTACCTGAAGTAAATCCAGAAGATTTAAAATGGCATAAAAACATCATCGCCAACCCAAATTGCTCTACGATTCAAGCTATGGTTCCACTAAAAGTACTACACGAAACATATAAAATAAAAAGAGTTGTATATTCTACTTATCAAGCTGTATCGGGCTCAGGAGTTAATGGCTATAAGGATCTTGAAGAAGGAAGCAAAGGAGAACCAAACAAATTCTACCCTTATCCAATTGCTTTTAATATATTACCACATATTGATGTTTTTGAAGAAAATGGTTACACAAAAGAAGAAATGAAGATGATTAATGAAACGAGAAAAATTCTACATGATGATAGCATTCGCATTACAGCAACTACTGTTAGAGTTCCTGTTTTTTACAGCCACAGTGAGTCCATCAATTTAGAGTTTGAAAAGGACTTTGACTTAGACGAACTCATTACATTGCTGGAAAAAACACCAGGAATCGTCGTCAAAAATGATATTAAAAATCTTCAATATCCGACACCTTTAGATGTTGCAGGAAAAAATGAAGTTTACGTTGGCAGAATTAGAAGAGACGAAAGTATTGACAGTGGCGTAAACCTATGGGTTGTAGCAGATAATATCCGAAAGGGAGCTGCTACAAATGCCGTTCAAATTGCCGAAACATTAATTCAAAATAATTTAATTTAA
- a CDS encoding ABC transporter permease: MLFESIKMSWENIISNKLRSILTMLGIVIGVASIIALITIVQGATNSINQQITDLGANKIMVSTMGTTIKQGLTDDEISQISELENISGLSPTISGSSAVVYKKDAMEDVSVQGKNEVYFNVDSSLLKSGRPINRLDIESKNQVAIIGNNIVKELFYGINPIGKELIVNGTTYKIIGTLTPSNEFGLESNNDTVIIPYTTALRSLGVKNVSSFDVYLEDVNLADQTVKDIKGALYQVFNQNEDAYTVFNMGDMIESFQTVMSMMSMLLGGIAAISLVVGGIGIMNMMLVSVTERTTEIGLRKALGATPNSIQIQFIIESIFLSIFGGIIGLLLGALIAYITSTIIGTSFSISTGTIILAVGFSAAVGIIFGYAPARKASKLNPIDALRSL; encoded by the coding sequence GTGTTATTTGAAAGCATAAAAATGTCATGGGAAAATATAATCAGCAACAAACTCCGTTCTATTTTAACAATGCTGGGAATCGTCATTGGAGTTGCCTCGATTATTGCTTTAATTACCATTGTTCAAGGAGCAACGAACAGCATTAATCAACAGATTACAGACCTTGGTGCCAACAAGATTATGGTAAGCACCATGGGTACTACTATAAAACAAGGTTTAACAGATGATGAAATTAGTCAAATTTCAGAATTGGAAAATATTAGTGGATTGTCGCCTACTATATCAGGTAGTTCTGCTGTAGTATACAAAAAAGATGCTATGGAGGACGTATCTGTACAAGGAAAAAATGAGGTTTACTTTAATGTAGATTCAAGCCTTTTAAAATCAGGAAGACCCATAAATAGATTGGATATTGAAAGCAAAAACCAGGTAGCTATTATAGGGAACAATATTGTTAAAGAACTCTTTTACGGAATAAATCCTATTGGAAAAGAGCTTATCGTTAATGGCACTACCTATAAAATAATAGGTACTCTAACCCCTTCTAATGAATTTGGCTTAGAGTCTAATAATGATACGGTGATTATTCCATATACGACAGCTCTTAGGAGCCTAGGCGTCAAAAACGTATCATCTTTTGACGTTTACCTAGAAGATGTAAACTTAGCAGATCAAACAGTAAAAGATATAAAGGGCGCCTTATATCAAGTATTTAATCAAAATGAAGATGCTTATACTGTTTTTAATATGGGAGATATGATCGAGTCTTTTCAGACGGTTATGTCTATGATGTCCATGTTACTTGGTGGAATTGCAGCCATCTCACTTGTTGTAGGAGGCATTGGAATTATGAATATGATGCTCGTGTCTGTTACGGAAAGAACAACGGAGATCGGCCTTCGTAAAGCCCTAGGCGCCACGCCAAATAGCATACAAATTCAGTTTATTATTGAATCCATCTTTCTTTCCATATTTGGCGGTATAATTGGTCTTCTATTAGGAGCACTAATAGCCTATATTACATCCACAATTATTGGCACGAGCTTTTCTATATCTACAGGTACTATTATCCTAGCAGTCGGATTTTCGGCAGCTGTAGGAATTATCTTTGGCTACGCTCCTGCAAGAAAGGCGAGCAAACTAAATCCAATAGACGCTCTCAGAAGTTTATAA